Proteins from one uncultured Desulfuromonas sp. genomic window:
- a CDS encoding TolC family protein — MRNKSTIITLCILVLALPSLASAWTISELQNTAASQRYLVREYQAAMHEQQQGVRYQRGEFMPSVNVFYQAQNRRDETLLEPEEYHSRGIQLTWNLFNGFGDYYRLLSKKQQHQVAHWQLKEIQQTVQEQVAQTCLQIKQQLQNLEVARHAVELYEQERHNAQAKFDVGLLTRNDVLRIEVELENARLDVNTAETAIRQQIAQLQRQTLTAVTLDTLNLDELTQLPQLADQQALQEQLLSANRELLALRHVIESASLAHKATGDRYLPRADLVSELSRHENDYWFDEGDERDEELTTQLQLSLNLFDGFKDDANRKQAQLAADRANFNYQEREHELVTQLDNLRRDFLLAYDNLKVAQTNSEQARENLRITRLSFDQGLTTSAELLDAIFYQTRADLNIINARTTIYSAYFTIQHLIGAFADTTIQ, encoded by the coding sequence ATGCGGAATAAATCGACGATCATCACACTGTGCATTCTGGTGCTGGCTCTGCCGAGTCTGGCTTCGGCTTGGACGATCAGTGAGTTACAAAATACAGCCGCTTCACAACGTTACCTGGTGCGAGAATACCAGGCCGCCATGCACGAACAGCAGCAAGGGGTTCGTTATCAACGCGGTGAATTCATGCCTTCGGTCAACGTGTTTTATCAAGCACAAAACCGGCGTGACGAGACACTTCTTGAACCGGAAGAATATCACAGCCGCGGCATTCAGCTGACCTGGAACCTGTTCAACGGCTTCGGCGATTACTACCGTTTGCTCAGCAAAAAACAACAGCATCAGGTCGCCCACTGGCAACTCAAGGAGATTCAACAGACCGTTCAGGAGCAGGTGGCGCAAACCTGCCTGCAAATCAAGCAACAGTTGCAGAATCTAGAAGTGGCACGCCATGCGGTGGAACTCTACGAGCAAGAGCGCCACAATGCCCAGGCCAAATTCGATGTTGGTCTGCTGACCCGCAACGATGTGTTGAGAATCGAGGTAGAACTGGAAAATGCCCGTCTCGATGTCAACACCGCCGAGACCGCCATTCGTCAGCAAATTGCCCAACTGCAACGCCAGACCCTGACCGCAGTCACCCTCGACACCCTCAACCTCGACGAGTTGACTCAGCTGCCTCAATTGGCCGATCAACAGGCCCTTCAGGAGCAGTTACTCAGCGCCAACCGCGAGCTGCTCGCCTTGCGCCATGTTATTGAGTCCGCATCCCTGGCCCACAAGGCGACAGGTGATCGTTATCTGCCACGCGCCGATCTGGTGAGTGAACTGTCCCGTCACGAGAATGATTATTGGTTTGATGAAGGTGATGAGCGAGACGAAGAACTCACCACGCAACTCCAATTGAGCTTGAATTTATTCGATGGCTTTAAGGACGACGCCAATCGCAAGCAAGCGCAATTGGCTGCGGACCGCGCCAACTTTAATTATCAGGAACGGGAACACGAATTGGTGACACAGCTCGACAACCTGCGCCGTGACTTCCTGTTGGCCTATGACAACCTCAAGGTGGCTCAAACCAACAGCGAACAGGCGCGCGAGAATCTGCGCATCACCCGGTTATCGTTTGATCAGGGTCTGACCACCTCGGCGGAACTGCTCGATGCGATTTTCTACCAGACCCGTGCCGACCTCAATATTATTAATGCGCGCACAACGATTTACTCGGCCTACTTTACCATTCAACATCTCATCGGCGCGTTTGCAGACACCACCATTCAGTAG
- a CDS encoding efflux RND transporter permease subunit: MSVLHYSIKKPVSVAVFVIMILMFGIIGLNKLPVQLTPDVELPEITVTTTWPGATPYDIEQEIIEDQEDALKGLQNLISLESSSYNNYGTISLVFKVGVDIDNALLRVANKLDEVGDYPENVDKPIIEAAGANSSPVIWLLLKTKQGNETPIDQYRTFYDNEVEQHLERIDGVGSLFVGGGTEKELQVVVDREKMARHNITISQVTHSLQQANENTSAGNLSIGKKDYRIRTVSRFQNKTDPLDVVLVDDGIKRVYLRDVATTQEGFEKRTFAVQNNGKPCIVVGIRKEKGANVIDLVQRAHETIDELNAGLLADNGLAFDWVYDQTPYINTAISIVKQNALIGGLLAIVVLLVFLRSVSGTAITAIAIPVSVIGTFISLWVFHRNLNVVSLAGISFAIGMLVDSAIVVLENIDRHRQMGKKAFDAALDGASEVFGAVLASTATTVAVFLPVIFIEQEAGQLFRDIAIAITFAILLSMIVSLVVIPCLANLVYGRRPVIEQKTDRIGRFGQRFVDGIMRFSDLSLKSVATRIMTVTLLTLAAALLVWILLPKSEYLPQGNRNLIMNILIPPPGLSVEKRESIGQYVYKQVEPYVKEDWKDGIPQIKTTFFVATPDLNIMGSLSTHETEARGMMPLMTRVMNSIPDMIGVSLQAGIFESNIGEGRAVEVNITGTELPTLVNAGRTLYGAISQAIPQSQIRPVPSLEISYPEVSIVPDKKKLVANGLTETELGEYVDVLMDGRQIGDYMPDGTRKVDLVVKASDAEVRSPEDILNSTIVNRYGELIRVGDIARAEYEQGMTQIDHYERRRNITLQVTPSADIPLQQATETIEGLVAQLRKGGKLDGTQIFIGGNADKLVETREALQWNLLLALVITYLLMAVLFENFFYPLIIMFSVPLAAAGGFIGLKAVNLFVAPQGFDILTMLGFIILIGTVVNNAILIVHQSLNNVRFEGMKGIEAIRESVRTRIRPIFMSTTTSLFGLLPLVLSTGAGSELYRGIGSVLLGGLLVSTLFTLFVIPALLAFFIHRERAENAE; this comes from the coding sequence ATGAGCGTTCTTCATTACAGCATTAAAAAACCGGTTTCCGTGGCCGTGTTTGTCATCATGATCCTCATGTTCGGCATCATCGGCCTCAACAAGCTTCCCGTCCAGTTAACTCCGGATGTCGAGTTGCCGGAGATCACCGTCACCACCACCTGGCCGGGAGCGACACCGTACGATATTGAGCAGGAGATTATCGAAGATCAGGAGGACGCCCTCAAAGGTCTGCAAAATCTGATCAGCCTGGAGAGCTCCAGTTACAACAATTACGGCACCATCAGCCTGGTGTTCAAAGTCGGTGTTGATATCGACAACGCCCTGCTACGAGTGGCCAATAAACTCGATGAAGTCGGCGACTACCCGGAAAACGTCGACAAGCCGATCATTGAAGCGGCGGGTGCCAACAGCTCACCGGTCATCTGGTTGCTGCTCAAAACCAAGCAGGGCAATGAAACGCCCATCGATCAATACCGCACCTTTTACGACAACGAGGTGGAACAACATCTGGAACGGATCGACGGTGTCGGCTCTCTGTTTGTCGGCGGTGGCACCGAAAAAGAGCTGCAGGTGGTCGTTGACCGCGAAAAAATGGCGCGCCACAACATCACCATCAGTCAGGTGACCCACTCGTTGCAACAGGCCAATGAAAACACCTCGGCCGGTAACCTGAGCATCGGTAAAAAAGATTACCGCATCCGTACCGTCAGCCGGTTCCAGAATAAAACAGATCCGCTCGATGTGGTTCTGGTCGATGACGGCATCAAGCGCGTTTATCTGCGTGATGTCGCCACCACCCAGGAAGGGTTTGAAAAACGCACCTTTGCCGTTCAAAACAATGGCAAACCGTGTATTGTTGTCGGTATCCGTAAAGAAAAAGGCGCCAATGTCATCGACCTGGTACAGCGTGCCCACGAAACCATTGACGAACTCAACGCCGGGCTGCTGGCTGACAACGGGTTAGCGTTCGATTGGGTGTATGACCAGACCCCGTACATCAATACGGCGATCAGCATTGTTAAACAGAATGCGCTGATCGGTGGGTTACTGGCCATCGTGGTCTTGCTGGTGTTTTTGCGCAGTGTTTCAGGCACCGCTATCACGGCCATTGCCATTCCAGTGTCGGTTATCGGCACGTTTATCTCGCTGTGGGTTTTTCACCGCAATCTCAACGTCGTCAGTCTGGCGGGGATTTCGTTTGCCATCGGTATGCTGGTCGACAGTGCCATTGTTGTTCTGGAAAACATCGACCGTCACCGTCAGATGGGCAAAAAGGCCTTTGATGCAGCCTTAGACGGTGCCTCTGAGGTATTCGGCGCGGTTCTGGCGTCCACAGCAACAACCGTCGCCGTGTTCCTGCCGGTTATTTTTATTGAGCAAGAAGCCGGACAACTGTTTCGCGATATTGCCATTGCTATCACCTTTGCCATTCTGCTCAGTATGATTGTGTCACTGGTGGTTATCCCCTGTCTGGCCAATCTGGTCTATGGGCGACGCCCCGTCATTGAACAGAAAACAGATCGGATCGGTCGTTTTGGCCAGCGTTTTGTCGATGGCATTATGCGTTTTTCCGATCTGTCGCTGAAATCAGTCGCCACGCGGATCATGACCGTGACGCTGCTTACCCTTGCGGCAGCATTGCTGGTCTGGATTCTGCTGCCCAAGTCGGAATACCTGCCCCAGGGCAATCGGAACCTGATCATGAACATCCTGATTCCACCACCGGGTCTGTCGGTGGAAAAACGGGAGTCCATCGGTCAGTACGTCTACAAGCAAGTGGAACCCTACGTCAAAGAGGATTGGAAAGACGGCATTCCCCAGATCAAAACCACCTTCTTTGTCGCCACACCGGACCTCAATATCATGGGTTCGCTCAGTACTCATGAAACTGAAGCACGTGGTATGATGCCACTGATGACCCGGGTAATGAACTCGATCCCGGACATGATCGGCGTCAGTTTGCAGGCGGGTATTTTTGAAAGCAATATTGGTGAAGGCCGGGCGGTCGAAGTCAATATCACCGGCACCGAACTGCCCACCCTGGTTAACGCCGGTCGCACCCTGTATGGCGCGATCAGCCAGGCCATTCCCCAATCGCAGATCCGTCCGGTCCCTTCTCTGGAGATCAGCTATCCGGAAGTCAGTATCGTCCCGGACAAGAAAAAACTGGTGGCCAACGGACTCACCGAGACCGAACTGGGTGAATATGTCGACGTGCTGATGGATGGTCGTCAGATTGGCGATTACATGCCGGATGGCACCCGTAAGGTGGATCTGGTCGTTAAAGCCAGTGATGCCGAGGTGCGCAGCCCGGAAGACATCCTCAACAGCACGATTGTCAACCGTTACGGCGAACTGATCCGCGTTGGCGACATTGCCCGCGCCGAGTACGAACAAGGCATGACTCAGATCGACCACTACGAGCGACGGCGTAATATCACCTTGCAGGTCACTCCGTCAGCAGACATCCCGCTGCAACAGGCCACGGAGACCATTGAAGGGCTGGTCGCTCAGTTGCGCAAGGGCGGCAAGCTCGACGGCACCCAAATTTTTATCGGTGGTAACGCCGACAAACTGGTCGAAACTCGCGAGGCGCTGCAGTGGAATCTACTGCTGGCCCTGGTGATCACCTACCTGCTGATGGCGGTATTGTTTGAGAACTTCTTCTACCCGCTGATCATCATGTTCAGCGTGCCGCTGGCCGCAGCAGGTGGTTTTATCGGCCTCAAGGCAGTCAATCTGTTCGTTGCCCCACAAGGATTTGACATTCTGACCATGCTCGGTTTTATTATTCTCATCGGAACCGTGGTCAACAACGCCATTCTCATTGTCCATCAATCGTTGAACAATGTGCGGTTTGAGGGGATGAAGGGCATTGAAGCGATTCGAGAATCGGTACGCACCCGTATCCGGCCGATCTTTATGAGTACCACCACCAGTCTGTTTGGCCTGCTGCCGTTGGTGTTGTCCACGGGAGCCGGCAGTGAACTGTATCGCGGCATCGGCAGCGTCTTGCTCGGTGGACTGCTGGTCTCGACGCTCTTCACCCTGTTTGTTATCCCGGCTTTGCTGGCTTTCTTTATTCATCGCGAAAGGGCTGAAAATGCGGAATAA
- a CDS encoding efflux RND transporter periplasmic adaptor subunit, which yields MRFIISLFLLIITAIPVYAEQQQAARVKTEQLAATTAAPTKTFIGTLYFDRISQLSSEVNGRIDKVLFREGDIVKKGQPLVELNTDFIRKEIDRITSMIALTQAQLDHAEKDLKRYEELLEKQATSATAYDQLFYSVAEIKAQQAAYAAELASARLQLKKSFIPAPFTGRVLDKNVDVGNWITPGSAIARIGALSDIYLQVPVSEKLLPFSHQGEKIAVKMTATGEQLTGIHQGFRPAADAQTKNLFVRIKLEGYSNPFEFMSAEVTLPIANKLDQLLVPRDALVTFNGQKFFYSIKDGKAALVPVQIIGFNGDKASIKSPHAQPGMPVVVEGNERLRPDQPVSVVEE from the coding sequence ATGCGTTTCATTATTTCATTATTTCTTTTAATCATCACTGCAATTCCAGTCTACGCTGAGCAACAACAAGCCGCTCGGGTCAAAACCGAGCAACTGGCTGCAACAACGGCGGCACCGACCAAGACATTTATCGGCACCCTCTATTTTGACCGTATCAGCCAACTGTCCAGCGAGGTGAATGGTCGTATCGATAAGGTGCTGTTTCGCGAAGGTGACATTGTTAAAAAGGGCCAGCCTCTGGTGGAGTTGAATACCGACTTTATCCGTAAAGAGATTGACCGCATTACCTCCATGATCGCACTGACTCAGGCCCAGCTCGACCATGCTGAAAAAGACCTGAAGCGTTATGAGGAACTACTGGAAAAACAGGCAACCAGCGCCACGGCTTACGACCAGCTGTTTTACTCCGTTGCCGAGATCAAAGCGCAGCAAGCCGCCTACGCGGCGGAGCTAGCTTCCGCCCGTCTGCAGCTGAAAAAAAGCTTTATTCCGGCACCGTTTACCGGTCGTGTCCTGGATAAAAATGTCGACGTCGGCAACTGGATCACCCCAGGCAGTGCCATTGCCCGCATCGGCGCATTGAGCGATATCTACCTGCAGGTTCCGGTCAGTGAAAAATTGCTGCCGTTCAGTCATCAAGGGGAAAAGATTGCCGTTAAAATGACGGCCACCGGCGAACAGCTTACCGGCATCCATCAGGGATTCCGGCCGGCAGCGGATGCTCAGACCAAGAACCTGTTTGTCCGCATCAAGCTGGAAGGCTACAGCAATCCGTTCGAATTCATGTCGGCGGAAGTCACGCTGCCTATTGCCAACAAATTGGATCAATTGCTGGTGCCGCGCGATGCGCTGGTGACGTTTAACGGCCAAAAGTTCTTCTACTCCATCAAAGACGGTAAAGCCGCCCTCGTTCCTGTCCAGATCATCGGGTTCAACGGCGATAAGGCGTCGATTAAAAGCCCCCATGCACAGCCGGGGATGCCGGTTGTTGTCGAAGGCAATGAACGTCTGCGTCCGGACCAGCCCGTGAGCGTCGTTGAGGAGTAA
- a CDS encoding TetR/AcrR family transcriptional regulator has translation MKCKKDQIIDAAIDLFSEQGFAETSTAEIAARSNVAQGTLFYHFKSKEGILHEVMRQLLEETQEGYKKIDTTDTTGLQCIEQLLRSDMDIVQRYNKKVKTLIRDMSTKVHQKGELCHALIHDFVSYKINLLCRFLRQGISDGTVRDVPVEETAWFLDAAFYGIMHIRLLKDFPLPPLDENAIQLCLIALSPVQSS, from the coding sequence ATGAAATGTAAAAAAGACCAAATCATCGATGCAGCCATTGACCTTTTTTCGGAACAGGGCTTTGCTGAAACCTCCACAGCGGAAATCGCTGCGCGTTCAAACGTGGCTCAAGGCACGTTGTTTTATCACTTTAAAAGTAAAGAGGGCATCCTTCACGAAGTGATGCGCCAACTGCTTGAAGAAACACAGGAGGGCTACAAAAAAATCGACACCACGGACACCACCGGACTGCAGTGTATTGAACAGTTGCTGCGCTCGGATATGGACATTGTCCAGCGTTACAATAAAAAGGTTAAAACCCTGATCCGCGACATGTCGACAAAAGTGCACCAAAAAGGGGAACTGTGCCACGCCCTGATTCATGACTTTGTCTCGTACAAGATCAATCTGTTGTGCCGATTCCTGCGTCAGGGGATCAGCGATGGCACGGTTCGCGACGTTCCGGTCGAAGAAACCGCCTGGTTTCTTGATGCTGCCTTTTACGGCATCATGCACATTCGCCTGTTAAAAGATTTTCCGCTTCCACCGCTGGATGAAAATGCAATTCAGCTTTGTCTGATTGCCCTTTCACCGGTTCAATCCTCATGA
- a CDS encoding methyl-accepting chemotaxis protein has translation MAFFQTIYRSLEQNLFNSLTKKIAGNMLFVLLACVVLGGVLYWQQNAVDTAMASLAAAELKARIAQIHSTSRWWVTVIFLVTLTAIIIQILFLRYMIVRPLCQITQIFDEISHGEGDLSRDIPLVTYDEIRNLGEGYNHFMEKLREIIGRVREQGVQIAVGSASVGKQVKETTEVSLRQGELADAIYASSQESTAATSEIADNAQTIQSATSQQLDQARTSLGRLQEAGEHIGVVDDKLVDFVATVQGLDDKSKGIEEVVALIQSISNQTGLLALNAAVEAARAGEAGRGFAVVAEEVKNLSNQVSDATNNIATTLHDMIVGVRSTQEGTEVISEHINSTKAVVDESCAMFTDMVNDFEETHDSLHRISASVEELSAASSMVHENISQVKQLSGGVVTAMKQASEYSEQLNGTTQTMQEMVSHFVIGQGAFELILQTARRYRDQLQQRIDDMARQGVHVFDSSYQEIPGTDPVKYSTAYDQKFETSCQPIYDEVVQQVDCGLFCLCVDRNGYAPTHNSFYSRPLTGDHETDLAQSRDKRIFNDPVGLAAARSTGTFLLQTYCRDTGELASDLSLPIYINGQHWGAVRVGLNPQGLLNH, from the coding sequence ATGGCTTTTTTTCAAACAATCTACCGTTCTCTTGAGCAGAATCTATTCAATTCCCTGACCAAAAAAATTGCCGGAAACATGCTGTTTGTTCTGCTGGCTTGTGTCGTTCTCGGCGGCGTGCTCTATTGGCAGCAGAATGCGGTCGATACGGCGATGGCATCCCTTGCAGCCGCCGAATTGAAGGCGCGTATTGCTCAGATTCACAGCACCTCTCGCTGGTGGGTGACCGTGATCTTTCTGGTCACCCTGACCGCGATCATTATCCAGATTCTGTTTTTGCGATACATGATTGTTCGGCCGTTGTGTCAAATTACCCAAATTTTTGATGAGATCAGTCATGGTGAAGGTGATCTTTCCCGCGATATCCCCTTAGTAACGTACGATGAAATCCGCAACCTGGGCGAGGGCTATAACCATTTTATGGAAAAGCTGCGTGAGATTATCGGTCGGGTTCGTGAGCAGGGGGTGCAGATTGCCGTTGGTTCCGCCTCAGTGGGTAAGCAGGTCAAAGAGACCACCGAAGTGTCATTACGCCAGGGCGAACTGGCTGATGCCATTTATGCCAGCAGTCAGGAAAGCACCGCAGCCACCAGTGAGATTGCCGATAATGCCCAGACAATTCAGTCGGCGACATCGCAGCAGCTCGACCAGGCACGTACCTCTCTGGGGCGATTACAGGAAGCCGGAGAGCATATTGGGGTGGTGGATGACAAACTGGTTGACTTTGTTGCCACGGTTCAGGGGTTGGACGACAAATCCAAGGGGATCGAAGAAGTTGTCGCCCTGATTCAGAGTATCTCCAATCAAACAGGACTGCTGGCTCTTAATGCCGCAGTGGAAGCGGCACGAGCCGGGGAAGCCGGTCGCGGTTTTGCCGTGGTTGCTGAAGAGGTGAAAAATCTGTCGAATCAGGTCAGCGATGCGACCAACAATATTGCCACAACCCTGCATGATATGATTGTCGGTGTGCGTTCGACTCAGGAAGGCACCGAGGTGATCTCTGAACATATCAATTCCACCAAGGCCGTGGTTGATGAATCGTGCGCCATGTTTACCGACATGGTCAATGACTTTGAAGAAACCCATGACAGCCTGCATCGCATCAGTGCTTCAGTTGAAGAGCTTTCTGCGGCATCCAGCATGGTGCATGAAAATATCAGCCAAGTGAAGCAGCTCAGTGGTGGGGTGGTTACGGCCATGAAGCAAGCCAGCGAGTATTCCGAACAGCTCAATGGGACCACCCAGACCATGCAGGAGATGGTGTCGCACTTTGTCATTGGACAGGGCGCCTTTGAGCTGATTTTGCAAACGGCGCGGCGCTATCGTGACCAGTTGCAACAGCGCATCGACGATATGGCCCGCCAGGGTGTGCATGTGTTTGACAGCAGCTATCAGGAGATCCCCGGTACTGATCCGGTTAAATATTCGACCGCTTACGACCAGAAATTTGAGACTTCCTGTCAGCCGATTTACGATGAGGTGGTGCAGCAGGTGGATTGCGGTTTGTTTTGTCTGTGTGTGGATCGTAACGGTTATGCACCGACGCACAACAGTTTCTATTCCCGTCCGTTGACTGGTGATCACGAAACCGATCTGGCACAGAGTCGTGACAAGCGGATTTTTAACGATCCGGTTGGTTTGGCGGCGGCACGCAGTACCGGCACGTTTTTGCTGCAGACCTATTGCCGGGATACCGGGGAGTTGGCCAGTGACTTGTCGCTGCCGATTTATATCAATGGTCAGCATTGGGGGGCGGTCCGCGTTGGTTTGAATCCGCAGGGGTTGTTGAATCATTAA
- a CDS encoding RluA family pseudouridine synthase produces MPQFTVEANETPLSPLAFLQRHISSASKSYLRQLLKKGKVKGPRGVVSEQDQLQPGDVLTLPDSGRLSELMAATAQSSQDQQLFILYESREILIVDKPAGLAIHSSEGHQDHNLTGLVDELIRSRGDAYQVAPIHRLDLETSGPVLFGKGKKACSELGKLFMCHEVEKSYLALVAGKTPGRGLIHSEVPSKGKTKEAQTAFQALDRNDQASLLKVTLYTGRQHQIRRQLSELGHPLFGDRRYRGQQPEGLPRLFLHCCQLAFVDPFSGAPVEIDSPLPADLSQFLDTLGLHYPNR; encoded by the coding sequence ATGCCGCAATTTACCGTTGAAGCCAACGAAACCCCGTTAAGTCCATTAGCTTTTTTACAGCGCCATATTTCATCGGCTTCCAAAAGTTATCTGCGCCAATTACTCAAAAAAGGCAAAGTCAAAGGGCCGCGAGGGGTAGTGAGCGAACAGGATCAACTGCAACCGGGGGATGTGCTGACCTTGCCGGACAGTGGTCGATTGTCTGAACTGATGGCGGCAACAGCGCAATCGTCGCAGGACCAGCAATTGTTTATTCTGTACGAAAGCCGGGAAATCTTAATTGTCGATAAGCCGGCCGGTTTGGCGATTCACAGCAGTGAAGGCCATCAAGACCACAACCTGACCGGTCTTGTTGATGAACTGATTCGTTCACGCGGTGATGCCTATCAGGTCGCACCGATCCACCGTCTTGATCTGGAAACCTCGGGACCGGTTCTGTTCGGTAAGGGAAAAAAGGCCTGCAGCGAACTGGGTAAGTTGTTCATGTGTCACGAGGTGGAGAAAAGTTATCTGGCACTGGTGGCGGGAAAAACTCCCGGCCGAGGTCTGATCCATTCCGAGGTGCCCAGTAAAGGGAAAACCAAAGAGGCACAGACGGCATTTCAGGCGTTGGATCGCAACGACCAGGCGTCACTGTTAAAAGTAACCCTCTATACAGGACGCCAACACCAGATTCGTCGCCAGCTATCTGAGCTCGGTCATCCGCTTTTCGGGGATCGCCGCTACCGGGGGCAACAGCCGGAAGGGTTGCCGCGGTTGTTTCTCCATTGCTGCCAACTGGCGTTTGTTGATCCCTTCAGTGGAGCTCCCGTTGAGATCGATAGCCCCTTGCCTGCTGACTTGTCTCAGTTCCTTGATACGCTAGGCCTGCATTACCCGAACAGGTAG
- a CDS encoding DUF2905 domain-containing protein — translation MQKTLIILGVLLVIIGLGWPWLSKIPLGRLPGDIIIDKPGMKVYFPITTMIIVSLVLSLIVRFFYK, via the coding sequence ATGCAGAAAACACTGATTATTCTCGGCGTGCTCTTGGTGATTATTGGTTTGGGCTGGCCATGGCTGAGTAAAATCCCCCTGGGACGGCTACCCGGTGATATCATCATCGACAAACCCGGGATGAAGGTTTATTTTCCCATAACCACGATGATCATCGTCAGCCTGGTGCTGTCGTTGATTGTCCGTTTTTTCTATAAATAA
- a CDS encoding bifunctional chorismate-binding protein/class IV aminotransferase, producing the protein MIVDMLRNDLGQLATVGSVTVRDLYCLEGYPTVWQLTSKVEAQLPDGCGLVEQFKALFPCASITGAPKKKTMEWIDRLESGPRGVYTGAIGFITPQGRSQFNVAIRTAVYDRHKQHLHYGVGGGIVWDSDSAEEWRETRIKASVLPGVGDFSLLETLLWRPDQGYRNLEYHLQRLEQSAQLFGIDVNRHSLRHQLVASAAAQPPRWWRVRCLVDFLGDVSCEFIPYQRQAQTQALRLALGATAVNSRDPWLQHKTDQRQRYEALREQAHGADDVLMYNERGEITETTTANVVVHYQGRWVTPPVACGLLPGTMRQRLLDEGRIVEQVVTVDEVSNCDIYLINSLRGWRWARLG; encoded by the coding sequence ATGATTGTCGATATGTTGCGCAACGATCTCGGTCAACTCGCCACAGTGGGCAGTGTGACGGTGCGTGATCTGTATTGTCTTGAAGGGTATCCTACGGTCTGGCAACTGACCAGCAAAGTGGAGGCGCAACTTCCTGATGGCTGTGGTCTGGTCGAACAATTCAAGGCACTGTTTCCCTGTGCCTCTATTACCGGAGCGCCAAAAAAGAAAACCATGGAGTGGATTGATCGGCTGGAAAGCGGTCCGCGCGGCGTTTACACCGGTGCCATTGGTTTTATCACGCCTCAAGGGCGCAGTCAGTTCAATGTGGCGATTCGCACGGCGGTTTATGATCGCCATAAACAGCACCTGCACTATGGTGTTGGCGGCGGTATTGTCTGGGATTCCGACAGTGCAGAGGAGTGGCGCGAGACACGCATTAAAGCCAGCGTTTTACCGGGAGTCGGTGATTTTTCCCTGCTTGAAACCCTATTGTGGCGGCCAGATCAGGGCTATCGCAATCTGGAGTATCATCTGCAGCGCCTCGAACAGAGTGCCCAGCTGTTTGGTATTGACGTTAACCGCCATTCTCTTCGCCACCAGTTGGTGGCCTCGGCAGCTGCGCAACCCCCGCGTTGGTGGCGGGTACGCTGTCTGGTGGACTTTCTCGGTGATGTGAGCTGTGAGTTTATTCCCTATCAGCGCCAGGCGCAGACGCAAGCGCTACGCCTGGCGCTGGGCGCCACTGCCGTTAACAGCCGCGATCCGTGGCTGCAGCACAAAACCGATCAACGCCAGCGTTACGAGGCATTGCGAGAACAGGCGCATGGCGCGGATGACGTTTTGATGTACAATGAGCGCGGTGAGATCACGGAAACGACCACGGCCAATGTGGTTGTGCATTATCAAGGGCGTTGGGTGACGCCACCGGTTGCATGCGGTTTGCTGCCGGGAACCATGCGCCAACGGTTGCTCGATGAGGGGCGGATTGTGGAACAGGTTGTCACCGTGGATGAGGTGAGCAACTGTGACATTTATCTGATCAATTCGTTGCGCGGTTGGCGTTGGGCACGACTGGGTTAA
- a CDS encoding chorismate-binding protein: MSSDVTVSHQPTVCLKDSDSGQWLSFKEVCHVVCCDVASEVVSCLREVESWVARGYTAAGFVSYEGGAAFCAGKEARQSVLPVAWFAISNNVVAVDGPDVVTNWPMLVWRSDTSVAVYRRQLARIRQAIAHGETYQVNYTYGLDARVDDDFDAWSFWGYLNYRHQGGYAAYLDIGSHVVCSVSPELFFAVDGRKITTRPMKGTAPRGASDEQDRQRAAELHQSEKNRLKI, encoded by the coding sequence ATGTCCTCAGATGTAACCGTGTCACACCAACCGACAGTCTGTCTCAAAGACAGCGATTCGGGCCAATGGTTGAGCTTCAAAGAGGTGTGTCATGTGGTCTGCTGTGATGTCGCATCCGAGGTGGTAAGCTGTTTGCGTGAGGTCGAGTCGTGGGTTGCTCGCGGCTATACTGCGGCCGGGTTTGTCAGCTATGAAGGTGGCGCCGCTTTTTGCGCGGGCAAAGAGGCGCGTCAATCCGTGTTGCCGGTAGCGTGGTTCGCTATCAGCAACAACGTTGTGGCGGTGGATGGGCCTGATGTCGTGACAAACTGGCCAATGCTGGTTTGGCGGTCGGACACTTCTGTGGCTGTTTACCGCAGGCAACTGGCACGTATTCGCCAGGCGATTGCCCATGGGGAAACCTATCAGGTCAATTATACCTATGGCCTTGATGCCCGAGTTGATGACGATTTTGATGCTTGGTCCTTTTGGGGCTACCTGAATTACCGCCATCAGGGAGGCTATGCCGCCTATCTCGATATCGGCTCCCATGTTGTGTGCTCCGTCTCACCGGAACTGTTCTTTGCTGTTGACGGCCGGAAGATTACGACGCGGCCGATGAAGGGGACGGCACCGCGTGGTGCCAGTGACGAACAGGATCGGCAGCGCGCTGCAGAACTGCATCAGAGCGAAAAGAATCGGCTGAAAATCTGA